The DNA sequence cagccacatcaacattaTTTAACAaaagggcataaatcctaacagacttataccacaggggtttaaatcctaacagacttagaccacaggggtttaaatccaaatttttttaccacaggggctatcatccgaataccttatgaccacggggaccatttatccaattaggcctatataattattatagtatttttttagggttataaattattaaattaatattctacttatcgtgtatcgtgttactcacgtgtatacccgaacaaacccgttatcttaacaggtgcttatcgggttacccgataacgacccgtttcgttatcgtgtcgacccgagcacctgttaatttcgtgtcgtgtcgtgtcgggttatcgggtcgtgtcaggaattgccaggcctaaagATGGTACAAATGTAGCAAGTTTATATACATAATGGTAATGCTAGGAATAGCATCTATTTGAACCATATAAcgtgattgttgatgattggtagcttattacttaagtgttaattaacatgttattttttattagtgacgTACATCACATGGTTTGTAGATTTTGtctaaaaaatttagtcattgCCCTATACAAAAATGCAATTTAAACTTGAGTGCAAAGCGAATGATTTGGTCcaacacctttttttttttttttttttttttttttttttattgtaatattGCATAAGAAAAGGATGGGAgcataaaaaattatgtttcaTCGGATTTCGATTTTCCGTgggaatcaatcaatcaatgtaCAACAGAAATTAACGTTCAAAAACCAACATCGGAAAGGAAGGGATGCTTCAACAACTGACCGGCAGTCCACCTCTTTCCGACTTCCTTCTGCAAGCAAGCCTCAATAAAACTCTTGAATTCCTGCGAAGCGCCCTCCGGCAAGCTCGGCGGCTCTCCAAAACATATGGCTAACATCAGGGAGGGCCAGTCGGGACTCTGGCCTGGGGGCAAGAGTGGATAGCGACCCACGTAGAGCTCCATGATGGTCAGGCCGAAACTCCATATGTCACTGGCGTAGCCACTGTAGGTGCCACCACAGTTCTCCTTGTTGAATCTTTCGGGGCTCATGTAAGCGAAAGTACCGACAGGAGAACTGCAGGCGCCTTCCGAGGTTAAGGACATGATCTTGCTGATACCGAAGTCGGCGATCTTAACTTCCATGTTACTGTTCACCAAAATGTTGGCGGGCTTGATGTCACGGTGAGCGATGTTGTGGGTATGGAGATAGTTCAGGCCGCTGAGCACTTGACGGGCCACGTGGGCAAGCTTGGCCTCGGAGAAGGTGCCATTGTCTTTGAGTAAAGTTTCGAGGCTGCCGGAGTCCATGAACTCCATGAGGATTTTGATGTCTCCCAAGGGCTGTTCAAAGAAGGCTTCACAGCGGACAATGTGGGAAGAGTCGGTGCAGCGGAGGATCTCAATCTCGCGGGAGAGATTACACCTGACCGTGTGGTCTGAATGGTTGCTGACGAGTTTGAGAGCGTAGGTACTGGAAGTCTGCTTGTGGCGAACCTTGTAGACCTTGCCGCCATTACCTTGGCCGAGGAGTTCGAGTGTCTCGAGATCAGCAGCGGAGATTGAAGTGGAGGAGTAGTTGGTTGCTGTCATCAGTGCGGGAGGATGGATGGGAAGAGAGAAACATGGGCGGTGCACGTGCACGGAGAGAGGGGCCAAGGACTTCAGTTGCCGACCTCGAATGAGAGCCATGGTGAGTAGAGTTTTGAGTAACTAGGTCGTAGGGTTTTGAGTACGGAgcaaggtttatggattatggtcATTGAGTAGCTAGGGCTTTGATATATATAGCTTTCCtaaagggatgtgatatccacacaccattttttacttgtCACACACTCTCTTAATTTTCAGCCGTCGGATCAAAATGAATTGATGATGATCAAAGGACATAAGTTAACAAAGACTATGTGAGAAGTAAATAGGGGTATGCGGATAACACAACTCTTCCTAAAATGAGTAGTAATTTTAGCAGGATACTCGGAACTAGCTAATTTCCTAATGCATCCTTGACTAGTATTCCTAAATCCTAAAACAGTCATGAATTTGCTTGGTTTCCTAACTCACACTGGATTCCCCAAACTCAAGTCCATTATATAATATGTGGGGTCTGCTCTTTCCGTTCACTCTTTACAAAGCGTCGTGACCATTCATTCAACAATGTTCGGAAAAGTATACCACCGTCGCCACATAAAGAGAAGAACAATATCGCCAAATTGGTCTGACCTCCGATCTGAAATATTAGAGTTAAtaatgaaaaatctctccttccTCGACATGCTTCGATTTAAATCCGTTTGTTCTTCTTGGAATCAAGCCATGAAATGTTATTATGCCACATCGTTTCCGCAAACTTCTCCATGGCTAATGCTCCCTAGTGATCAAGAAAACGTTCATAACGATATTAGGACTCGGTGTTTCTACAGCCTTAAAGAAGATGAAGTCTACACTGTCAAGAACGTGTTACAAGAATGTCATGATGATTGGTGTGTTGGTTCATCACACGGTTGGCTGGTGATCATGGACAACAACGCAGTCCCACATCTTCTCAATCCCGTTTCGCGGCGTAGAATTCAACTCCCAAAAATTTGGTCTCTGCAAAATTGCCCCAGCAATCCTGACAGCATTGAACAATTGCGCATGACTTTTATTTGCAAAGCTGTTCTCTCCTCCGACCCTTCTTGCAACGGCAACTTTGTTGTTGTGATAATTTATGGTGTGTTATCTTCAAAACTTGGATTTTGTAAGTATGGGGAGGAGGGCAGCAGATGGAGAGGCTTAGAAGGTGTGCATGGAGAATATTGTGATGTTATTTTTCACAAGGAGAAGTTGTATGCATTGGCGGGGGATGGCTCGGTCGAAGTGTGGAGGGACTTCAACAACTCCTCTACTCCCATCAAAACTATGAATCTTCATCAGCCATATTCAGAGCTAGAAAATGTAAATCATATAATTAAGGACTTTTCCAAGGACAAATATTCTACTCAGACGTACTTGGTGGAGTCTTTGGGTGAGATATTGTCCGTGGGGCGAGTTATCGGCAACTTTGTCAACCATGAGGGCACGGCTATTCT is a window from the Malus domestica chromosome 16, GDT2T_hap1 genome containing:
- the LOC103403668 gene encoding mitogen-activated protein kinase kinase 9-like; amino-acid sequence: MALIRGRQLKSLAPLSVHVHRPCFSLPIHPPALMTATNYSSTSISAADLETLELLGQGNGGKVYKVRHKQTSSTYALKLVSNHSDHTVRCNLSREIEILRCTDSSHIVRCEAFFEQPLGDIKILMEFMDSGSLETLLKDNGTFSEAKLAHVARQVLSGLNYLHTHNIAHRDIKPANILVNSNMEVKIADFGISKIMSLTSEGACSSPVGTFAYMSPERFNKENCGGTYSGYASDIWSFGLTIMELYVGRYPLLPPGQSPDWPSLMLAICFGEPPSLPEGASQEFKSFIEACLQKEVGKRWTAGQLLKHPFLSDVGF
- the LOC103403669 gene encoding F-box/kelch-repeat protein KIB1-like, with the translated sequence MFGKVYHRRHIKRRTISPNWSDLRSEILELIMKNLSFLDMLRFKSVCSSWNQAMKCYYATSFPQTSPWLMLPSDQENVHNDIRTRCFYSLKEDEVYTVKNVLQECHDDWCVGSSHGWLVIMDNNAVPHLLNPVSRRRIQLPKIWSLQNCPSNPDSIEQLRMTFICKAVLSSDPSCNGNFVVVIIYGVLSSKLGFCKYGEEGSRWRGLEGVHGEYCDVIFHKEKLYALAGDGSVEVWRDFNNSSTPIKTMNLHQPYSELENVNHIIKDFSKDKYSTQTYLVESLGEILSVGRVIGNFVNHEGTAILEGDLDEYGYFCPYRTLQFYVLKLNFTANKWEKIESLRGRALFLGGNQSMSVSTPDFLECEENSIYFTDDRWDEINFNAGSVDDNGYGGHDVGIYNIGNKVVKPIYQFEKWRVDPPPFWIVPNPW